From Streptomyces sp. TLI_053, a single genomic window includes:
- a CDS encoding serine/threonine-protein kinase, with the protein MEQLGPTDPRQAGPYVLAGRLGAGGMGAVYLGRAAGGRTVAVKVVRPDLAGDGSFRARFRQEVAAARRVSGAFTAPVVDADTEAAMPWMATAFVPGVSLQRAVSAHGPLPEATLRTLVAGLAEALGEIHRAELIHRDLKPGNVLLALDGPHVIDFGISRAADGTGLTTTGSVIGSAPFMSPEQALGEPLTPASDVFSLGTTVAHAALGRPLFGEGAAAAVLFRVVNTEPDLGGLPDGLRHLVAACLAKNPAHRPTPRQLVELVERTGRPHTSGGWLPPGVAADVLAVRRLLTAPQPGPHPGVPPVADGPVLPAPTVPEAPDLPPAPAGPERRPPRRALLLGLGLGGGVLAAGGTVATVVVRQRRRTPSAGAPPGGTASGAAQAVDRPTWADVKEGVLSWKTSPPESCSQALAAGDLVVGVGEGTLTAFDRHGTAAWTFDGRAAGLILAITRTPGRRAVLDGGLLYTGATRIAAVTGAGQPAVSTTTVLLAVDPATGKEAWRAETEGFRTGGVLQVLGVRAGRAYLFGLGDGTGKATGGHVWAVDLAARRTAWFRGLDGYALFGGLPPEGDRLLVGGEKTVQGLDRDGRTAWSRDAALQGFGAVGGRFLTVVDGVLSALDTATGEPVWTVPGVLPTTGGSWNAVAASEDGTLLFCQLKDTDGGSSLGTLDAATGTVRRRTPLPPEPDQGLPAAARLQCADGNVYRLGPDAVLWALDPADGRPRWKFTGLRGTDPQNLSWTAGGGRVCLADRSAGTVASLFANGV; encoded by the coding sequence GTGGAGCAGCTCGGACCGACGGATCCGCGGCAGGCGGGGCCCTATGTGCTGGCCGGCCGGCTCGGCGCCGGTGGCATGGGGGCGGTGTACCTGGGCCGGGCGGCCGGCGGGCGGACCGTCGCGGTGAAGGTGGTGCGGCCGGACCTGGCCGGGGACGGGTCCTTCCGGGCGCGGTTCCGGCAGGAGGTGGCGGCCGCCCGGCGGGTGTCGGGGGCGTTCACCGCGCCGGTGGTGGACGCCGACACCGAGGCCGCGATGCCGTGGATGGCGACGGCGTTCGTGCCCGGGGTGTCGCTCCAGCGGGCGGTGTCCGCGCACGGTCCGCTGCCGGAGGCGACGCTCCGGACGCTGGTCGCGGGGCTCGCCGAGGCCCTGGGCGAGATCCACCGGGCGGAGCTGATCCACCGGGACCTCAAGCCGGGCAATGTGCTGCTGGCCCTGGACGGCCCGCACGTCATCGACTTCGGCATCTCCCGGGCGGCCGACGGCACCGGGCTGACCACCACCGGGTCGGTGATCGGCTCGGCCCCGTTCATGTCGCCCGAGCAGGCGCTCGGCGAACCCCTGACCCCGGCGAGCGACGTGTTCTCGCTGGGTACGACCGTCGCCCACGCGGCGCTCGGCCGGCCCCTGTTCGGAGAGGGCGCGGCGGCGGCCGTGCTGTTCCGGGTGGTGAACACCGAGCCGGACCTCGGCGGGCTGCCGGACGGCCTGCGGCACCTGGTGGCGGCCTGCCTGGCGAAGAACCCGGCCCACCGGCCGACGCCGCGCCAGCTGGTCGAACTCGTCGAGCGCACCGGCCGCCCGCACACCTCCGGCGGCTGGCTCCCGCCGGGCGTGGCGGCGGACGTGCTGGCGGTGCGGCGCCTGCTGACCGCCCCGCAGCCGGGCCCGCACCCCGGCGTCCCCCCGGTCGCCGACGGGCCGGTCCTCCCGGCGCCGACCGTCCCGGAGGCCCCGGACCTCCCGCCCGCACCGGCCGGGCCGGAGCGCCGCCCGCCCCGGCGCGCGCTGCTGCTCGGCCTGGGGCTCGGTGGCGGGGTGCTCGCCGCCGGGGGGACCGTCGCCACCGTCGTCGTCCGGCAGCGCCGGCGGACGCCGTCCGCGGGCGCACCCCCCGGCGGGACGGCGTCCGGCGCGGCGCAGGCCGTCGACCGGCCCACGTGGGCCGACGTCAAGGAGGGCGTGCTGTCCTGGAAGACCTCCCCGCCGGAGTCCTGTTCGCAGGCGCTCGCCGCCGGCGACCTGGTGGTGGGCGTGGGGGAGGGCACCCTGACCGCCTTCGACCGGCACGGCACGGCGGCCTGGACCTTCGACGGCCGGGCGGCCGGCCTGATCCTGGCGATCACCAGGACCCCCGGCCGGCGGGCGGTCCTGGACGGCGGCCTGCTGTACACCGGCGCGACACGGATCGCCGCGGTCACGGGGGCGGGGCAGCCGGCCGTGTCGACCACCACGGTGCTGCTCGCCGTCGACCCGGCGACCGGCAAGGAGGCCTGGCGGGCCGAGACCGAGGGCTTCCGCACCGGCGGGGTGCTCCAGGTGCTCGGCGTCCGGGCGGGCAGGGCCTACCTGTTCGGGCTCGGCGACGGGACGGGCAAGGCCACCGGCGGCCACGTCTGGGCGGTCGACCTCGCGGCCCGGAGGACCGCGTGGTTCCGCGGCCTCGACGGATACGCCCTGTTCGGAGGGCTGCCGCCGGAGGGCGACCGGCTGCTCGTCGGCGGGGAGAAGACCGTGCAGGGCCTGGACCGGGACGGCCGGACCGCCTGGTCCCGGGACGCCGCCCTGCAGGGCTTCGGTGCCGTCGGCGGGCGCTTCCTGACCGTCGTCGACGGCGTGCTGTCGGCCCTGGACACGGCCACCGGCGAACCGGTCTGGACCGTGCCGGGGGTGCTCCCGACCACCGGCGGCTCCTGGAACGCCGTCGCCGCCTCCGAGGACGGCACGCTGCTGTTCTGCCAGCTGAAGGACACCGACGGCGGCTCCTCGCTCGGCACCCTGGACGCCGCCACCGGCACGGTCCGCCGGCGCACCCCGCTGCCGCCCGAGCCCGACCAGGGACTGCCCGCGGCCGCCCGGCTCCAGTGCGCCGACGGCAATGTGTACCGGCTCGGCCCGGACGCCGTGCTGTGGGCGCTCGACCCCGCCGACGGCAGGCCGAGGTGGAAGTTCACCGGCCTGCGCGGCACCGACCCGCAGAACCTGTCCTGGACGGCGGGCGGGGGACGGGTCTGCCTCGCGGACCGCTCCGCCGGCACCGTCGCCTCGCTCTTCGCGAACGGAGTCTGA
- a CDS encoding serine/threonine-protein kinase — protein MRGTEPGDPTRIGPYTLVGRLGAGGMGVVFLGRSAGGRTVAVKLVRPELAGDQGFRARFRHEVRAARAASSAFTAPVVDADPDGPLPWLATAFVPGVGLDEAARLVGAFPEHVLRILAAGIAEELRAIHAVGLTHRDLKPSNVLLALDGPHVIDFGIARAADGSVITAEGAIFGTPAYMSPEQALGRTATPASDVFSLGATLVHAASGGRGPFDGEPGGHPLALLNRVAHEEPDLSAVPEGLRLLVAACLAKDPAARPAPAQVLAAVARDGSPLGVRGPWLHPVLVERIEEAAAVLAPDAAATPPPMPLPEHPVDDRTVPLRPDAPPRPTLPLLPAAPPPTPPAGPSRRKLLWGLAGGAAALAGGGAALALGLPDGGGSGRGGGTPPGSSSSGVAAAPAAASGTPSATPSPTPSAAVTIGTDTVATPLWTGPVTEALVQVAGSEKAVLAVGKDNIWAFDLGGRPLWGPVPNRIDSTTTYLGGTTVALDGSRVYTATSGGRVGFDRLLRALDLGTGQEVWNTGELANLVQAFALPGMLDGSVFVTGLANVGANGDRSTGTVWAVDAQTGKVNWTARTPDEDWGRIKLMVPSSGRTLLWTRATLRGDAPRITGVDTQDGGRIRWNQPAPGVSTTASQATPALNALWYDGPHTSAGGRFLFLSDHLYALEPDTGQVAWQSADTTLHQAVVAAPDGATVYAAGFDTANLGMTLEVRAYDAATGRPGWTARMPREPTALKPPALHCADGNVYLYIGTTVYALDAATGATRWTFRFGGSPSGFGPVALWAGGGLLLGNTDQGLVAIPADGKPRG, from the coding sequence ATGCGCGGAACGGAACCGGGGGACCCGACCAGGATCGGCCCCTACACCCTGGTCGGCCGGCTCGGCGCGGGCGGCATGGGCGTGGTGTTCCTCGGCCGCTCGGCCGGCGGCCGCACCGTCGCGGTCAAGCTCGTCCGCCCCGAACTCGCCGGGGACCAGGGCTTCCGGGCCCGGTTCCGGCACGAGGTGCGGGCGGCGCGCGCGGCCTCCTCGGCGTTCACCGCGCCGGTGGTGGACGCCGATCCGGACGGGCCGCTGCCGTGGCTGGCCACCGCCTTCGTGCCGGGGGTCGGACTGGACGAGGCGGCGCGGCTGGTCGGGGCCTTCCCCGAGCACGTGCTGCGGATCCTGGCCGCCGGGATCGCCGAGGAACTGCGCGCCATCCACGCCGTCGGGCTCACCCACCGGGACCTCAAGCCCAGCAACGTGCTGCTGGCCCTGGACGGCCCGCACGTCATCGACTTCGGTATCGCCCGGGCCGCCGACGGCAGTGTGATCACCGCCGAGGGCGCGATCTTCGGCACGCCCGCCTACATGTCCCCGGAACAGGCGCTGGGGCGGACGGCGACACCCGCGAGCGACGTGTTCTCGCTCGGCGCCACCCTCGTCCACGCCGCCTCCGGCGGCCGCGGGCCCTTCGACGGCGAGCCGGGGGGCCACCCGCTGGCGCTGCTCAACCGCGTCGCGCACGAGGAACCGGACCTGTCGGCGGTGCCGGAAGGGCTGCGGTTGTTGGTGGCCGCCTGCCTGGCGAAGGACCCGGCGGCCCGGCCGGCGCCCGCGCAGGTGCTGGCCGCGGTGGCGCGGGACGGATCGCCGCTCGGGGTGCGCGGACCGTGGCTGCACCCGGTGCTGGTGGAGCGGATCGAGGAAGCCGCGGCCGTCCTGGCACCGGACGCCGCCGCGACACCGCCACCGATGCCGCTGCCGGAGCACCCGGTGGACGACCGGACCGTGCCGCTGCGCCCGGACGCGCCGCCGCGCCCGACCCTGCCGCTGCTCCCCGCCGCGCCGCCGCCGACCCCGCCGGCGGGCCCGTCCCGCCGCAAGCTGCTGTGGGGTCTGGCGGGCGGCGCCGCGGCGCTGGCGGGCGGAGGCGCCGCGCTCGCCCTCGGGCTGCCGGACGGCGGCGGCTCCGGCCGTGGCGGTGGCACGCCGCCCGGCAGCTCCTCGTCCGGAGTGGCGGCGGCCCCGGCCGCCGCGTCCGGGACCCCCTCGGCGACGCCCTCCCCGACCCCCTCGGCGGCCGTCACGATCGGGACCGACACCGTCGCCACCCCGCTGTGGACCGGACCGGTCACCGAGGCGCTGGTCCAGGTGGCGGGCTCGGAGAAGGCGGTGCTCGCCGTCGGCAAGGACAACATCTGGGCCTTCGACCTCGGCGGCCGCCCGCTCTGGGGCCCGGTGCCCAACCGGATCGACTCGACCACGACCTACCTGGGCGGCACCACGGTCGCGCTGGACGGCTCCCGGGTGTACACGGCTACCAGCGGCGGCCGGGTCGGCTTCGACCGGCTGCTGCGCGCGCTCGACCTCGGCACGGGCCAGGAGGTCTGGAACACCGGGGAGTTGGCGAACCTGGTGCAGGCCTTCGCGCTGCCGGGCATGCTCGACGGCTCGGTCTTCGTCACCGGCCTCGCCAACGTCGGCGCGAACGGGGACCGGTCGACCGGCACCGTCTGGGCCGTCGACGCGCAGACCGGCAAGGTGAACTGGACGGCCCGCACCCCGGACGAGGACTGGGGCCGGATCAAGCTGATGGTGCCCTCCTCGGGGCGGACCCTGCTGTGGACCCGGGCCACCCTGCGCGGCGACGCGCCGAGGATCACCGGGGTCGACACCCAGGACGGCGGCCGGATCCGCTGGAACCAACCGGCCCCGGGTGTGTCCACCACGGCCTCCCAGGCGACCCCGGCGCTGAACGCCCTCTGGTACGACGGCCCGCACACCTCGGCCGGCGGGCGCTTCCTCTTCCTGTCCGACCACCTCTACGCGCTGGAGCCCGACACCGGCCAGGTGGCCTGGCAGTCCGCCGACACGACGCTCCACCAGGCCGTGGTGGCCGCCCCGGACGGTGCCACCGTCTACGCCGCCGGGTTCGACACCGCGAACCTGGGCATGACCCTGGAGGTCCGTGCCTACGACGCCGCCACCGGTCGGCCGGGGTGGACCGCCCGGATGCCCCGGGAACCGACCGCGCTGAAGCCGCCCGCCCTGCACTGCGCGGACGGCAACGTCTACCTCTACATCGGCACCACGGTCTACGCGCTGGACGCGGCCACCGGCGCCACCCGGTGGACGTTCCGGTTCGGCGGTTCGCCGAGCGGCTTCGGCCCGGTCGCGCTCTGGGCGGGCGGCGGACTCCTGCTCGGCAACACCGATCAGGGCCTGGTCGCGATCCCCGCGGACGGGAAGCCCCGGGGCTGA
- a CDS encoding Fic family protein: protein MTGTLSVAARRIKPVVPPPGAEAVPAEDRARALEALAALTAAAAHLGDPDLFHRPRARDRLHLRHVGATDPRLLAGQLASAAENRVAAGLLAVRSVRAELAEQPLERPHFTPDAIAELHRLLVAADPNIPGGGGFRRTTARITWPDGQRFVIAVAPGRPLLGQMERWYRWGARTTSPALDLAALQVLRLFTVHPFPDGNGRIARLLAQCDLVGAGLLSGLLLDLDGWVDANREAHDRAVVAAAEGDLPLWGHCSPAQSQRPPATAPPPSPSTGGSSPPPPPASPTTRRRSRCWTRSAPPPPSRPSPCASCFRRTRARPSPACGAPGSSPRTPACPGHSSTPACWPCSTPRTHRRRTTDGPPADHRAIPDDP, encoded by the coding sequence GTGACCGGCACACTCTCCGTGGCGGCACGACGGATCAAGCCCGTCGTGCCGCCGCCCGGCGCCGAGGCGGTGCCCGCCGAGGACCGCGCCCGGGCGCTCGAGGCCCTGGCCGCGCTGACCGCCGCCGCGGCGCACCTCGGCGACCCCGACCTCTTCCACCGGCCCCGGGCCCGCGACCGGCTGCACCTGCGCCACGTCGGGGCGACCGATCCCCGGCTGCTCGCCGGACAGTTGGCCTCGGCGGCGGAGAACCGGGTCGCGGCAGGGCTGCTCGCCGTCCGTTCGGTCCGCGCCGAACTCGCCGAACAACCGCTCGAGCGCCCGCACTTCACCCCGGACGCGATCGCCGAACTGCACCGGCTGCTGGTCGCCGCCGACCCCAACATCCCCGGCGGCGGCGGATTCCGCCGCACCACCGCCAGGATCACCTGGCCCGACGGGCAGCGCTTCGTCATCGCCGTCGCCCCGGGCCGGCCCCTGCTCGGGCAGATGGAACGCTGGTACCGCTGGGGCGCCCGCACCACCTCCCCCGCGCTGGACCTGGCCGCCCTCCAGGTGCTGCGGCTGTTCACCGTCCATCCCTTCCCCGACGGGAACGGCCGGATCGCCCGACTGCTGGCCCAGTGCGACCTGGTGGGCGCCGGGCTGCTGTCCGGGCTGCTGCTCGACCTGGACGGCTGGGTCGACGCCAACCGGGAGGCGCACGACCGGGCCGTGGTCGCGGCGGCCGAGGGCGATCTGCCGCTGTGGGGGCACTGTTCGCCCGCGCAGTCACAGAGACCGCCCGCCACCGCACCGCCACCCTCGCCGAGCACCGGCGGATCCTCGCCGCCGCCACCGCCCGCGTCGCCGACGACCCGGCGGCGGTCTCGGTGCTGGACGCGCTCCGCGCCGCCCCCGCCGTCTCGGCCGAGTCCCTGCGCGAGCTGCTTCCGGAGGACCCGCGCCCGGCCCTCGCCCGCCTGCGGAGCGCCGGGATCCTCGCCCCGCACCCCCGCCTGCCCGGGGCACTCGTCCACCCCGGCCTGCTGGCCGTGCTCGACGCCCCGTACGCACCGCCGGCGGACCACTGACGGACCGCCGGCGGACCACCGGGCGATCCCTGACGATCCCTGA
- a CDS encoding DUF6426 family protein → MQLKKALGAVALGVTVLTAVPALVVPQMAAAADCYTSCDPWDDPNYVNDPIVVIGHNPPPPSEGWPFPWHGGGGGAASAHVQAYGEKFEDKQFCRKNGTPNPEKLNVTVQVATGYKVTASLSAEALGALKAAIGAEVNSTVTTTHSVDVTLQPGQSFGVFAQYQTVTYSITLPGGQTQLVDVQVPTNTIIDHACQ, encoded by the coding sequence GTGCAGCTCAAGAAGGCCCTCGGGGCCGTCGCCCTCGGCGTCACCGTCCTGACCGCCGTGCCCGCCCTGGTGGTGCCGCAGATGGCCGCCGCCGCCGACTGCTACACCAGCTGCGACCCCTGGGACGACCCGAACTACGTCAACGACCCGATCGTCGTCATCGGCCACAACCCCCCGCCGCCCAGCGAGGGCTGGCCCTTCCCCTGGCACGGCGGCGGTGGTGGCGCGGCCTCCGCGCACGTCCAGGCGTACGGCGAGAAGTTCGAGGACAAGCAGTTCTGCCGGAAGAACGGCACCCCCAATCCGGAGAAGCTCAACGTCACGGTCCAGGTGGCGACCGGGTACAAGGTGACGGCGAGCCTCTCGGCCGAGGCGCTGGGCGCCCTCAAGGCCGCCATCGGCGCCGAGGTCAACTCCACCGTCACGACCACCCACAGCGTGGACGTCACGCTCCAGCCGGGCCAGAGCTTCGGGGTGTTCGCGCAGTACCAGACGGTCACCTACTCGATCACCCTGCCCGGTGGTCAGACCCAGCTGGTCGACGTGCAGGTGCCGACCAACACCATCATCGACCACGCCTGCCAGTGA
- a CDS encoding LuxR family transcriptional regulator, with protein MAGLSALPGRDKERALLARAVDGLCAGHGAVLDLAADPGLGKTGLLHLLARLAADRGATVLRARAEGPDAKPYQVYRDALGGDVPPPGSADGIPWDTGADRDLLRALRDRCADPAGTVLLLDDFHHCDPASARLTERLLGEPPPDRLLLVLAHRPRQTPPALLAALDAAKQTGAVLRVEPAPLTAAAVAALLPAADEHRAERLHAASGGNPRILHLLLAAGPDPDDWPERSDAAAGPLLRAAAPLIAELDTLPPAVADVLAAAAVLGEPFRLGDVARVAGEHTDRTADALAELGRADLVRSLGPGRDLAFRHPALGRLVHHRLNPGLRLNAHRRALALLEARGAPAAARARHAEQLLLGGGPAEAVPVLVEGAAEVVVRSPATAARWLRAALESAPADTHDARTRVALALDRCRALTAAGRLEQARALGHEILRTPGGLPEPLDVQALAVCVGVERLLGRYAEADAMARTVVDRLPRPLPAPLPAATADLVLDYGLLHAVRGTAAEVRALAHEGAAAAAATPGAEDGRTALRVLAAFCDSYAGDFALAAPEVERCGRLVDARPDTVAGRAPDVLALLGCAELYVERFTDAHRHLSRGLATASGGAHKHLAVNHLLGLSILDQWAGRLDLAQRHAREAERLGTEIGAPDVVGLAMAMRASALLWAAPRRRTAEVVALAEQGLRRTVPGSGWWAGSAVGLLAQARLVGGDPAACLRTLLEESGGEDLHLLQPAAHPSLFALMTTAALLCGDLDTARRSARAADAAAERLGRLPFQQSQADRAAAAMAFVDGDPARAAELALGAARVLRGLRMPVQYAWTVIAAAPVLAQAHGPAAALGELDEALDAARACGALRLCEDGARVRAALTSGGAGGSPADPVPDPSEPAALLGSLLSAREREVAELAADGLPSRRIAERLVLSPRTVDTHLGSIYRKLGVSSRSALARLLHGPGDPAGRDPIR; from the coding sequence GTGGCAGGGCTGTCGGCGTTACCCGGACGGGACAAGGAGCGCGCCCTGCTGGCCCGGGCCGTGGACGGGCTGTGCGCCGGGCACGGCGCGGTGCTCGACCTCGCGGCCGATCCCGGCCTCGGCAAGACCGGCCTGCTGCACCTGCTCGCCCGGCTGGCCGCCGACCGCGGCGCCACCGTCCTGCGGGCCCGCGCCGAGGGCCCCGACGCCAAGCCGTACCAGGTGTACCGCGACGCCCTGGGCGGCGACGTCCCGCCGCCGGGCAGCGCCGACGGCATCCCCTGGGACACCGGCGCCGACCGCGACCTCCTCCGCGCCCTGCGCGACCGGTGCGCGGACCCGGCCGGCACCGTGCTCCTGCTCGACGACTTCCACCACTGCGACCCGGCCTCCGCCCGGCTCACCGAGCGCCTCCTCGGCGAACCGCCGCCGGACCGGCTGCTGCTGGTCCTCGCCCACCGCCCCCGGCAGACCCCGCCCGCCCTGCTCGCCGCGCTCGACGCCGCCAAGCAGACGGGCGCCGTCCTGCGCGTCGAACCCGCGCCGCTCACCGCCGCCGCCGTCGCCGCCCTGCTCCCGGCGGCCGACGAGCACCGCGCCGAGCGGCTGCACGCGGCCTCCGGCGGCAACCCCCGGATCCTGCACCTGCTGCTGGCCGCCGGCCCCGACCCGGACGACTGGCCCGAGCGTTCGGACGCCGCCGCCGGACCGCTGCTGCGCGCCGCCGCTCCCCTGATCGCCGAACTCGACACCCTCCCCCCGGCGGTCGCGGACGTCCTGGCGGCCGCCGCCGTGCTCGGCGAACCGTTCCGGCTCGGCGACGTCGCCCGGGTCGCCGGGGAGCACACCGACCGCACCGCCGACGCGCTCGCCGAACTCGGCCGGGCCGACCTGGTCCGCTCCCTCGGCCCGGGCCGCGACCTGGCCTTCCGGCACCCCGCACTCGGCCGCCTGGTCCACCACCGGCTCAACCCCGGCCTGCGACTGAACGCCCACCGCCGGGCCCTCGCCCTGCTCGAGGCACGCGGCGCCCCGGCCGCCGCCCGCGCCCGGCACGCCGAGCAACTGCTGCTCGGCGGAGGCCCCGCCGAGGCCGTGCCGGTACTCGTCGAGGGCGCGGCCGAGGTCGTCGTCCGCTCACCCGCCACCGCCGCCCGCTGGCTGCGGGCCGCGCTGGAGTCCGCGCCCGCCGACACCCATGACGCCCGGACCAGGGTCGCCCTGGCCCTGGACCGCTGCCGGGCCCTCACCGCCGCCGGCCGGCTGGAGCAGGCCCGGGCGCTCGGCCACGAGATCCTGCGCACGCCCGGCGGCCTGCCGGAGCCGCTCGACGTCCAGGCCCTGGCGGTCTGCGTCGGTGTCGAACGGCTGCTCGGCCGGTACGCCGAGGCCGACGCGATGGCCCGCACCGTCGTCGACCGGCTGCCCCGCCCGCTGCCCGCCCCGCTGCCCGCCGCGACCGCCGACCTGGTCCTCGACTACGGCCTGCTGCACGCCGTCCGCGGCACGGCGGCCGAGGTCCGCGCGCTCGCGCACGAAGGCGCCGCCGCCGCCGCGGCCACCCCCGGCGCCGAGGACGGCCGCACCGCGCTCCGCGTCCTCGCCGCCTTCTGCGACAGCTACGCCGGCGACTTCGCGCTCGCCGCCCCCGAGGTCGAACGCTGCGGCCGGCTCGTCGACGCCCGCCCGGACACCGTCGCCGGACGCGCCCCCGACGTCCTGGCCCTGCTCGGCTGCGCCGAGCTGTACGTGGAGCGCTTCACCGACGCCCACCGGCACCTCAGCCGCGGCCTCGCCACCGCCAGCGGCGGCGCCCACAAACACCTCGCCGTCAACCACCTGCTCGGCCTGTCGATCCTGGACCAGTGGGCCGGCCGGCTCGACCTGGCGCAGCGGCACGCCCGCGAGGCCGAACGGCTGGGCACCGAGATCGGCGCCCCCGACGTCGTCGGCCTGGCCATGGCGATGCGCGCCAGCGCGCTCCTGTGGGCGGCGCCCCGGCGCCGGACCGCCGAGGTGGTGGCGCTGGCCGAGCAGGGCCTGCGGCGCACCGTGCCCGGCAGCGGCTGGTGGGCGGGTTCCGCCGTCGGACTGCTCGCCCAGGCCCGGCTGGTCGGCGGCGACCCGGCCGCCTGCCTGCGCACCCTGCTGGAGGAGAGCGGCGGCGAGGACCTGCACCTGCTCCAACCGGCCGCCCACCCCTCGCTGTTCGCCCTGATGACCACGGCCGCGCTGCTGTGCGGCGACCTCGACACCGCCCGCCGCAGCGCCCGCGCGGCGGACGCGGCCGCCGAGCGGCTCGGGCGGCTGCCGTTCCAGCAGTCGCAGGCCGACCGCGCGGCCGCCGCGATGGCGTTCGTCGACGGCGACCCGGCGCGCGCGGCCGAACTCGCCCTGGGGGCCGCCCGGGTGCTCCGGGGGCTGCGGATGCCCGTCCAGTACGCCTGGACGGTGATCGCCGCCGCCCCCGTGCTCGCCCAGGCGCACGGCCCCGCGGCCGCCCTGGGCGAGCTCGACGAGGCACTCGACGCGGCCCGTGCCTGCGGCGCGCTGCGGTTGTGCGAGGACGGGGCCCGGGTGCGGGCCGCCCTGACGTCCGGCGGCGCCGGCGGCTCCCCCGCCGACCCGGTCCCCGACCCGTCCGAGCCGGCCGCCCTGCTCGGCTCCCTGCTCAGCGCCCGGGAACGCGAGGTGGCCGAACTCGCCGCCGACGGCCTGCCGTCCCGCCGGATCGCCGAGCGCCTGGTGCTCAGCCCCCGCACGGTCGACACCCATCTCGGCAGCATCTACCGCAAGCTCGGCGTCTCCTCCCGCTCCGCCCTCGCCCGGCTGCTGCACGGCCCCGGCGATCCGGCAGGTCGGGACCCGATTAGGTAG
- a CDS encoding WGR domain-containing protein, whose product MSATATDTQSTYLELSEDSGSAHKFYEVLVAGVDVTITYGRIGESGQTKTTAYPTPEKAAAAAAKKIGEKVRKGYAPAVRGVRERRAVTRRAIVSTRSTARQAPVLWRFSSGAAAFGIFVGEEHAWVGNERGDVYTLTHDGAVTGRFGLPDGVKCIVADDWWIYAGCDNGKVYDLGGKVPRVAYEIAEDVDIYWLDIHDGVLGVADARGGITTVDHEDEFQWRRSAEGTDGWMVRCDNDGVYHGHSRGVSRYAARGGAPVWHTRTEGEVLFGWQEREEVFAGTGRGWVHRLRKADGSEVARYRCDAAVFSCAASPDGRYVFAGDNHSSVYCFDADGTRLWKLGTGSGSAYSMQYRDGRLYLVTTDGSLVCLDASEGAVRAAEEGRLPEAAEVDGSGWTAAVAGAEIESVAVGSVGAAGGIEVECVQDGTRLRVRVVSPGYDATRRVQFPKDIRVPGARYLVAEVLESGSGSFYRARGDIKRLL is encoded by the coding sequence ATGTCAGCCACTGCCACCGACACGCAGTCGACGTACCTGGAGCTGTCCGAGGACAGCGGCAGCGCGCACAAGTTCTACGAGGTCCTGGTGGCCGGCGTGGACGTCACCATCACCTACGGGCGGATCGGCGAGAGCGGCCAGACGAAGACCACCGCCTACCCCACGCCGGAGAAGGCCGCGGCGGCGGCCGCCAAGAAGATCGGCGAGAAGGTCCGCAAGGGCTACGCCCCGGCGGTGCGCGGCGTGCGCGAGCGGCGGGCGGTGACGCGGCGGGCGATCGTCAGCACCCGTTCGACGGCCCGGCAGGCGCCGGTGCTGTGGCGGTTCAGCTCCGGCGCGGCGGCGTTCGGCATCTTCGTCGGCGAGGAGCACGCCTGGGTGGGCAACGAGCGCGGCGACGTCTACACGCTGACCCACGACGGCGCGGTGACCGGCCGCTTCGGGCTGCCGGACGGCGTCAAGTGCATCGTCGCGGACGACTGGTGGATCTACGCGGGCTGTGACAACGGCAAGGTGTACGACCTGGGCGGCAAGGTGCCGCGGGTGGCGTACGAGATAGCCGAGGACGTCGACATCTACTGGCTGGACATCCACGACGGCGTGCTCGGCGTGGCCGACGCGCGCGGCGGGATCACCACCGTCGACCACGAGGACGAGTTCCAGTGGCGGCGCTCGGCCGAGGGCACCGACGGCTGGATGGTGCGCTGCGACAACGACGGCGTCTACCACGGCCATTCGCGCGGCGTGAGCCGGTACGCGGCGCGCGGCGGCGCCCCGGTCTGGCACACCCGCACCGAGGGTGAGGTGCTGTTCGGCTGGCAGGAGCGGGAGGAGGTGTTCGCCGGTACGGGGCGCGGCTGGGTGCACCGGCTGCGCAAGGCGGACGGCTCGGAGGTGGCCCGCTACCGCTGCGACGCCGCGGTGTTCTCCTGCGCCGCCTCGCCCGACGGCCGGTACGTGTTCGCGGGGGACAACCACTCCTCGGTGTACTGCTTCGACGCCGACGGCACCCGGTTGTGGAAGCTCGGCACCGGCTCCGGCTCGGCGTACAGCATGCAGTACCGCGACGGCCGGCTGTACCTGGTGACCACGGACGGTTCGCTGGTCTGCCTGGACGCGAGCGAGGGGGCGGTGCGCGCGGCCGAGGAGGGCAGGCTGCCGGAGGCCGCCGAGGTGGACGGCAGCGGCTGGACGGCGGCTGTGGCCGGCGCGGAGATCGAGTCGGTGGCGGTCGGTTCGGTCGGCGCCGCGGGCGGCATCGAGGTGGAGTGCGTGCAGGACGGCACCCGGCTGCGGGTGCGGGTGGTCTCGCCGGGTTACGACGCGACCCGCCGGGTGCAGTTCCCGAAGGACATCCGGGTGCCCGGCGCGCGCTACCTGGTGGCCGAGGTGCTGGAGTCCGGCAGCGGCTCGTTCTACCGGGCGCGGGGGGACATCAAGCGGCTGCTCTGA